Sequence from the Hoplias malabaricus isolate fHopMal1 chromosome 10, fHopMal1.hap1, whole genome shotgun sequence genome:
TGTGAGGACTGTAAAGGGAACAGTGTGAGGACTCTAAGGGAACAGTGTGAGGACTGTAAATGGAACAGTGTGAGGACTGTAAATGGAACAGTGTGAGGACTGTAAAGGGAACAGTGTGAGGACTGTAAGGGAACAGTGTGAGGACTGTAAGGGAACAGTGTGAGGACTGTAAGGGAACAGTGTGAGGACTGTAAAGGGAACAGTGTGAGGACTGTAAAGGGAACAGTGTGAGGACTGTAAAGGGAACAGTGTGAGGACTGTAAGGGAACAGTGTGAGGACTGTAAATGGAACAGTGTGAGGACTGTAAAGGGAACAGTGTGAGGACTGTAAGGGAACAGTGTGAGGACTGTAAGGGAACAGTGTGAGGACTGTAAGGGAACAGTGTGAGGACTGTAAGGGAACAGTGTGAGGACTCTAAGGGAACAGTGTGAGGACTGTAAATGGAACAGTGTGAGGACTGTAAAGGGAACAGTGTGAGGACTCTAAGGGAACAGTGTGAGGACTGTAAGGGAACAGTGTGAGGACTGTAAGGGAACAGTGTGAGGACTGTAAGGGAACAGTGTGAGGACTGTAAGGGAACAGTGTGAGGACTGTAAAGGGAACAGTGTGAGGACTGTAAAGGGAACAGTGTGAGGACTGTAAGGGAACAGTGTGAGGACTGTAAAGGGAACAGTGTGAGGACTCTAAGGGAACAGTGTGAGGACTGTAAATGGAACAGTGTGAGGACTGTAAAGGGAACAGTGTGAGGACTGTAAGGGAACAGTGTGAGGACTGTAAGGGAACAGTGTGAGGACTGTAAGGGAACAGTGTGAGGACTGTAAAGGGAACAGTGTGAGGACTGTAAGGGAACAGTGTGAGGACTGTAAGGGAACAGTGTGAGGACTCTAAGGGAACAGTGTGAGGACTCTAAAGGGAACAGTGTGAGGACTGTAAGGGAACAGTGTGAGGACTCTAAGGGAACAGTGTGAGGACTCTAAGGGAACAGTGTGAGGACTGTAAAGGGAACAGTGTGAGGACTCTAAGGGAACAGTGTGAGGACTGTAAAGGGAACAGTGTGAGGACTGTAAGGGAACAGTGTGAGGACTGTAAGGGAACAGTGTGAGGACTGTAAGGGAACAGTGTGAGGACTGTAAGGGAACAGTGTGAGGACTGTAAAGGGAACAGTGTGAGGACTGTAAAGGGAACAGTGTGAGGACTGTAAGGGAACAGTGTGAGGACTGTAAGGGAACAGTGTGAGGACTCTAAGGGAACAGTGTGAGGACTCTAAGGGAACAGTGTGAGGACTCTAAGGGAACTGTCAGGAAGAACTCTGAGAGATCTTTACGGGAACTCAGAAGGAGGGATTACACGAAGTGAGCTTTAAATGGGAACTTTAGAGAACTGAGGAAACTGTGACGGAGAACTCTGATCGGGAAATTTGGGAGAACATTGATGTAACTGTGAGAACTGAGGGAACAGTGAGGGAGAACTCTGAGAGCACTGATTGGGAACTCTTGGAGAACAGTTGACTCTGACTGAACGCAGGGCTCTGAGAACTCTGAAAgaactgtgtctgtgtttgttaatgttctcgttctctcctcctctttctcggCAGTGTTCCTGTCTCCGTATCTGCTCAAAGGCTTTCCGATGGCCGTCATACCTCAGCCCGAAGTCCTCAGCCCCGTGGCGTACAACCCCATTACCGTGTGGACGACTGGCGACTCTCCGCTGTCTCCGCTGCCCACGGACCTGTCCCCGGTGTCCGGCTCGCTGTCCCCGCTCTCTGACGCTTCTCCCGAGGGCCGCGCCGGCTCGGAGAGCCCGAGGAGCGGCGACGAGGACGAGCGGGCGTCCGTCAAGCTGAGCGGTGAGGACGCGGAGAAGTTCCAGTGCGGCCTGTGCGCCAAGTCCTACTCCACGTACTCGGGACTGATGAAGCACAAGCAGCTGCACTGCGATGCGCAGGCGAGGAAGTCCTTCAGCTGCAAGTACTGCGAGAAGGAATACGTCAGCCTCGGCGCACTCAAGATGCACATacggacacacacactgccctgcGTTTGCAAAATGTGCGGCAAGGCCTTCTCCAGACCCTGGCTTCTACAGGGACACATCAGGACACACACAGGTGAGAGACAGGAGCCCACACACAGCCAGGAGTTCAGCAAGGCTTCCATAAGCCCCCGGTTGTTCATATTATACattcctccttgtttctgcactcgctctcccctctctcagctccactgaccacatagtactccctctgttgctctgcatactttgttaccccccttcccccctgttcctcagcgctcaggacccccacagagcaggtgtgatgtggtggtggatcattctcagcgctgcagtgacactgacgtggtggtggtgtgttagtgtgtgttgtgctggtgtagagtggatcagacacagcagtgctgctggagtttttaaaccctgtgtccactctctgagacactcctccctcgttggtccaccttgtagatgtagagtcagagacagtagctcatctgtcgctgcacagtgtgtgtcgctcgtcctctagtccttcatcagtgacacaggacgctgtcggctggatgtttttggtcggtggactgttctcggtccagacactgaggggtttaaaaactccagcagcactgctgtgtctgatccactctacaccagcacaacacacactaacacaccaccaccacgtcagtgtcactgcagcgctgagaatgatccaccaccacatcacacctgctctgtgggggtcctgagcgctgaggaacaggggggagagggggtaacaaagtatgcagagcaacaggtggactacagtctgtggtTATAGATCTACCTTACCTTAATATCTCTAATAGCAGGGCACTCAGCCATGTCTCGGCTAAAACATCGCGTCCCTGTCTCCCACATCCTGGAAGTTATAGCTCGGTTAGGAAAAAACGACCCAGATGTTTCTAGTTAATGCTTTAGGAAATGAGTGTCGTAGCAGAGGCAGGGGAACGGGAGGTGGAGTCGGGAGGTGGGTGACTCCATCGCGATCGTACTGGGAGGTGGTGACGTAATCAGTGCATGTTTTAGCAGAGGTGGGGTAGGAGAAGTGTGGTAACTCAGAATGAGAAACGCTGTCCCACACTGACTTTAACAACTGTTCTACCCTGGGGTTGTTGGCATCACAGCGCTGATATGTGTCCCTTTTCTGGCAGGTGAGAAGCCCTTCTCGTGCCCCCACTGCAGCCGGGCATTCGCGGACAGGTCCAACCTCAGGGCCCACcttcaaactcactcagacGTGAAGAAATACCAGTGCAAGAACTGCTCCAAAACCTTCTCCAGAATGTCTCTTCTCCACAAGCACGAGGAGTCGGGCTGCTGCGTGGCCCACTGACCGACACCTGTGCTCAGAGGGG
This genomic interval carries:
- the snai2 gene encoding zinc finger protein SNAI2; the protein is MPRSFLVKKHFNSAKKPNYSELEGPTVFLSPYLLKGFPMAVIPQPEVLSPVAYNPITVWTTGDSPLSPLPTDLSPVSGSLSPLSDASPEGRAGSESPRSGDEDERASVKLSGEDAEKFQCGLCAKSYSTYSGLMKHKQLHCDAQARKSFSCKYCEKEYVSLGALKMHIRTHTLPCVCKMCGKAFSRPWLLQGHIRTHTGEKPFSCPHCSRAFADRSNLRAHLQTHSDVKKYQCKNCSKTFSRMSLLHKHEESGCCVAH